One genomic window of uncultured delta proteobacterium includes the following:
- the plpC gene encoding Outer membrane lipoprotein 3, producing the protein MKRLLLAFAVVICLVGNAVAAQTLTVGVTPFPHKDIMLVVKDLLAKEGIELTIREFSDYVQPNMALADKALDANFFQHIPYLDNMNMEKRLNLAWVAKVHIEPLGLYSKKIKSLDDLKKGDTVAVPNDPTNEARALRLLEKHGIIAVNSGELITVRDITNNPRGLKFVELEAAQLPRILQDVRAAVINTNFASEAELIPSRDAIIIEGKDSPYANVVVVRKDDVNSPAIRALVKASNSPEVRAYIEQNLIPKGIVPAF; encoded by the coding sequence ATGAAACGTCTTCTTCTGGCTTTTGCCGTCGTCATCTGTCTCGTTGGGAACGCCGTCGCGGCGCAGACCCTTACCGTGGGCGTAACGCCCTTCCCGCACAAGGATATCATGCTTGTGGTCAAAGACCTGCTCGCCAAGGAGGGCATCGAACTGACCATCAGGGAATTTTCCGATTACGTGCAGCCCAACATGGCGCTCGCCGACAAGGCGCTCGACGCCAACTTTTTCCAGCACATACCGTACCTTGACAACATGAACATGGAAAAGCGGCTGAATCTTGCCTGGGTCGCCAAGGTCCACATCGAACCGCTGGGGCTGTATTCCAAAAAGATCAAAAGCCTGGATGACCTTAAAAAGGGCGATACCGTCGCCGTGCCCAACGACCCGACCAACGAGGCCCGCGCCCTGCGCCTTCTGGAAAAGCACGGCATTATTGCGGTAAATTCCGGCGAGCTGATAACGGTGCGGGATATCACGAACAACCCGCGCGGCCTGAAATTCGTGGAACTGGAAGCGGCCCAGCTGCCGCGCATCCTGCAGGACGTGCGCGCGGCCGTAATCAACACCAACTTCGCCTCTGAGGCGGAACTCATCCCCTCCCGCGACGCCATCATCATTGAAGGCAAGGATTCGCCTTACGCCAACGTGGTGGTCGTGCGCAAAGACGACGTGAATTCCCCCGCGATCAGGGCGTTGGTCAAAGCGTCCAACTCCCCGGAAGTGCGGGCCTATATCGAGCAAAACCTGATTCCCAAAGGGATCGTGCCTGCGTTTTAA